The Listeria welshimeri serovar 6b str. SLCC5334 genome has a window encoding:
- the gshAB gene encoding bifunctional glutamate--cysteine ligase GshA/glutathione synthetase GshB, protein MIKLDMTILDSLKENKALRKLLFSGHFGLEKENIRVTSDGKLALTPHPAIFGPKEDNPYIKTDFSESQIEMITPVTDSIDDVYNWLENLHNIVSLRSKNELLWPSSNPPILPAEKDIPIAEYKTPDSPDRKYREHLAQGYGKKIQLLSGIHYNFSFPEALIDGLYDEISLPNESKRDFKNRLYLKVAKYFMKNRWLLIYLTGASPVYLADFTKTKQEEKLRDGSSALHDGISLRNSNAGYKNKESLYVDYNSFDAYISSISNYIEAGKIESMREFYNPIRLKNAHTDQTVESLAKHGVEYLEIRSIDLNPLEPNGISKEALHFIHLFLIKGLLSEDRELCENNQQLADENENNIALNGLSKPAIKNCDNEEMALADAGLLELDKMNDFIQSLRPEDTYFQAIIEKQKERLLHPEKTIAAQVKEQSATAGFIEFHLNQAKTYMEETEALAYKLIGAEDMELSTQIIWKDAIARGIKVDVLDRAENFLRFQKGDHVEYVKQASKTSKDNYVSVLMMENKVVTKLVLAENNIRVPFGDSFSDQALALEAFSLFKDKQIVVKPKSTNYGWGISIFKNKFTTEDYQEALNIAFSYDSSVIIEEFIPGDEFRFLVINDKVEAVLKRVPANVTGDGIHTVRELVEEKNMDPLRGTDHLKPLEKIRTGPEETLMLSMQKLSWDSIPKANETIYLRENSNVSTGGDSIDYTAEMDDYFKEIAIRATQVLDAKICGVDIIVPRETIDRDKHAIIELNFNPAMHMHCFPYQGEQKKIGDKILDFLFE, encoded by the coding sequence ATGATAAAACTTGATATGACAATACTTGATTCTCTTAAAGAAAACAAAGCTCTCCGGAAACTTTTATTTTCTGGTCATTTTGGTTTGGAAAAAGAAAATATCCGTGTAACTTCTGATGGAAAACTGGCTCTTACGCCTCATCCAGCTATTTTTGGACCAAAAGAAGATAATCCATACATTAAAACTGATTTTTCGGAAAGCCAAATTGAAATGATTACTCCAGTAACCGATTCGATTGACGATGTATATAACTGGCTTGAAAACCTCCATAATATTGTTTCTTTACGTTCCAAAAATGAACTTCTTTGGCCTTCTAGCAATCCGCCAATTTTGCCTGCGGAGAAGGACATTCCTATTGCTGAATATAAAACGCCAGACAGTCCAGATAGAAAATATCGCGAACATTTAGCGCAAGGTTATGGTAAAAAAATCCAATTATTATCTGGAATTCACTATAATTTTTCATTCCCAGAAGCGTTAATTGATGGGCTTTATGATGAGATCAGTCTTCCTAATGAATCGAAGCGCGACTTTAAAAATCGCTTATACTTAAAAGTAGCTAAATATTTTATGAAAAATCGTTGGTTGCTCATTTATTTAACTGGTGCAAGTCCTGTTTATCTTGCTGATTTCACAAAAACCAAACAGGAAGAGAAACTTCGCGATGGTAGCAGCGCTCTTCACGACGGAATTTCCCTTCGTAACAGTAATGCTGGATATAAAAATAAAGAATCACTTTACGTTGATTACAATTCATTTGATGCTTACATTTCGAGTATCTCAAACTACATTGAAGCGGGTAAAATTGAAAGTATGCGCGAATTTTATAACCCGATAAGATTAAAAAACGCACATACTGACCAAACTGTTGAAAGTTTAGCGAAGCATGGCGTGGAATATTTAGAAATTCGTTCCATTGATTTAAATCCACTTGAACCAAATGGAATTTCTAAAGAGGCGCTTCATTTTATTCACCTATTCTTAATCAAAGGTTTACTGTCAGAAGACCGCGAGCTATGCGAAAACAACCAACAGTTAGCTGATGAAAACGAAAATAATATTGCACTAAATGGTCTTTCGAAACCAGCAATTAAAAACTGTGACAACGAAGAAATGGCCCTTGCAGACGCTGGACTCTTGGAATTAGATAAAATGAACGATTTCATCCAAAGCTTACGTCCAGAAGACACCTATTTCCAAGCAATCATCGAAAAACAAAAAGAACGCCTGCTACACCCTGAAAAAACGATTGCGGCACAAGTGAAAGAACAATCAGCAACAGCAGGTTTTATCGAATTCCATTTAAATCAAGCAAAAACTTACATGGAAGAAACCGAAGCACTAGCTTATAAACTAATTGGTGCAGAAGACATGGAACTTTCCACACAAATTATTTGGAAAGATGCAATCGCTCGCGGTATCAAAGTTGATGTATTAGACCGAGCTGAAAACTTCCTTCGCTTCCAAAAAGGTGACCATGTAGAATATGTGAAACAAGCCAGTAAAACTTCTAAAGACAACTATGTTTCCGTTTTAATGATGGAAAATAAAGTGGTGACGAAGCTTGTACTAGCAGAGAACAACATTCGCGTGCCATTCGGCGATAGTTTTAGTGACCAAGCACTAGCGCTTGAAGCATTTTCCTTATTTAAAGATAAACAAATCGTCGTTAAACCTAAGTCCACCAACTACGGATGGGGAATCAGTATTTTTAAAAATAAATTCACGACAGAAGATTACCAAGAAGCATTAAATATCGCTTTTAGTTATGATAGTTCTGTGATTATTGAAGAATTCATTCCCGGAGACGAATTCCGCTTTTTAGTAATTAATGACAAAGTAGAAGCCGTGCTAAAACGCGTTCCTGCTAATGTCACAGGTGATGGAATTCATACTGTCCGCGAATTAGTTGAAGAAAAAAATATGGATCCGTTGCGCGGAACCGACCATTTAAAACCACTTGAAAAAATTCGTACTGGCCCAGAAGAAACACTCATGCTTTCCATGCAAAAACTTTCTTGGGATAGCATTCCAAAAGCCAATGAGACCATCTACCTTCGCGAAAACTCCAATGTCAGCACTGGTGGCGATAGCATTGACTATACGGCGGAAATGGACGATTACTTCAAAGAAATAGCCATTCGCGCTACACAGGTTCTCGATGCCAAAATTTGCGGAGTAGACATAATTGTTCCACGTGAAACAATTGACCGAGATAAACACGCTATCATTGAGCTAAACTTTAACCCCGCTATGCATATGCACTGCTTCCCTTATCAAGGTGAGCAGAAAAAAATTGGGGATAAGATTTTAGATTTCTTATTTGAATAA